From Cydia splendana chromosome 12, ilCydSple1.2, whole genome shotgun sequence, a single genomic window includes:
- the LOC134795443 gene encoding uncharacterized protein LOC134795443, protein MKILEVNIVKSEKFVGDLPVKLVDQRSKNPRRESVTPKIIVCPPMEEMTEPVPAPRGGRLLRALSRRLTRRSADADSLASSSSNDSVSCDPNRNAGDDHSSCSASESGSDGSDHHRRHRSTVSLRRVFQSLNLTSRSQSSSPTDRQRQPKKQTQPKRILRPPVTYTYVRGLSGLPTQRVPRHAVYSPSAGLHR, encoded by the coding sequence ATGAAAATACTAGAAGTTAATATTGTGAAGAGTGAGAAGTTCGTCGGCGATTTGCCGGTGAAACTAGTGGATCAACGCTCGAAAAACCCTCGACGCGAATCAGTGACGCCAAAGATAATAGTGTGTCCGCCAATGGAAGAAATGACGGAACCTGTACCGGCGCCTCGCGGCGGAAGGCTGCTGCGGGCGCTGAGCAGGAGGCTGACGCGGCGTTCAGCAGACGCCGACTCGCTCGCCAGCTCCAGCAGCAATGACAGCGTCAGCTGCGACCCCAACAGGAATGCTGGTGACGACCATTCATCGTGCTCCGCCAGTGAATCCGGCAGCGACGGCTCCGACCACCACCGCCGTCATCGCTCTACAGTCTCGCTACGCCGTGTCTTCCAAAGCCTAAACCTAACATCACGATCACAGTCAAGTTCACCGACCGATCGTCAGCGCCAACCCAAAAAGCAGACCCAACCGAAGCGCATTCTTCGCCCACCCGTCACTTACACTTACGTACGCGGTCTCTCCGGTCTGCCAACACAGCGAGTGCCACGACATGCCGTATACAGCCCTTCAGCGGGACTCCACCGATAA